A window of Myxococcales bacterium contains these coding sequences:
- a CDS encoding ABC transporter permease: MSTARLDPKADAPPPSSRASIPPPPAAKAERLKQTLTFLDQLGEVTLLSGRTLRMLWKRPLEIRSTLHQMETLGVQSMGIVSVTSIFIGMVMTIQFAFGLKRFGGLEYIPRVVVLSFLRELAPTLTAVIVGGRIGSGMTAEVGAMNVTEQVDAIRALGADPAKKLVLPRVLASVIVMPMLSVYALLLGCLGAVIICSLQFGIAPSNFVASSLEVVKMGDFFSGLMKTPVFGFIIGIVGCHFGLRTTGGTEGVGLSTTRTVVAVSISILIADFLLTKLFMLFMPMGGA, from the coding sequence GTGAGCACGGCCCGCCTCGACCCGAAGGCCGACGCTCCCCCGCCGTCGTCTCGGGCATCGATCCCGCCTCCACCTGCGGCCAAGGCCGAGCGCCTCAAGCAGACGCTCACGTTCCTGGATCAGCTCGGTGAGGTCACGCTGCTCTCGGGCCGCACGCTGCGCATGCTGTGGAAACGGCCGCTCGAGATCCGCTCCACGCTGCACCAGATGGAGACCCTCGGCGTGCAGTCAATGGGCATCGTGAGCGTCACGAGCATCTTCATCGGCATGGTCATGACCATCCAGTTCGCGTTCGGACTGAAGCGCTTCGGCGGGCTCGAGTACATCCCGCGGGTCGTCGTGCTGTCGTTCTTGCGCGAGCTCGCCCCGACCCTCACCGCGGTCATCGTGGGCGGCCGGATCGGGAGCGGCATGACGGCCGAGGTGGGCGCCATGAACGTCACCGAGCAGGTCGACGCGATCCGTGCCCTCGGCGCCGATCCGGCCAAGAAGCTCGTCTTGCCGCGGGTGCTCGCGAGCGTCATCGTCATGCCGATGCTGAGCGTCTATGCGCTCCTGCTCGGCTGCCTCGGCGCCGTCATCATCTGCTCGCTCCAGTTCGGCATCGCGCCCTCGAACTTCGTCGCGTCGTCGCTCGAGGTCGTCAAAATGGGCGACTTCTTCTCGGGCCTCATGAAAACGCCCGTGTTCGGCTTCATCATCGGCATCGTCGGCTGCCACTTCGGGCTGCGCACGACCGGCGGCACCGAGGGCGTCGGCCTCAGCACGACGCGCACCGTGGTGGCCGTGAGCATCTCCATCCTCATCGCCGACTTCCTGCTCACGAAGCTCTTCATGCTCTTCATGCCCATGGGAGGCGCGTGA
- a CDS encoding helix-turn-helix transcriptional regulator, whose amino-acid sequence MVVETTACPDCGRLAKPSAVDRAVKAAAVKVVVQSGHVSGKTFRFLRKALDLTGEGVASVLGLGVGTISRWENECRGVDPRAWAVLASLALEHVDDSLPKVVGPMLEAITSATEVPVPRKVTVTVA is encoded by the coding sequence GTGGTCGTCGAGACGACAGCCTGCCCCGACTGCGGCCGCCTCGCCAAACCGAGCGCGGTCGATCGCGCCGTGAAGGCGGCCGCGGTGAAGGTCGTCGTCCAGTCGGGCCACGTCTCCGGAAAGACGTTTCGCTTCCTCCGCAAGGCGCTCGACCTCACGGGCGAGGGCGTCGCGAGCGTGCTCGGGCTCGGCGTAGGCACGATCTCGCGCTGGGAGAACGAGTGCCGAGGGGTCGATCCTCGCGCGTGGGCCGTGCTGGCATCGCTCGCCCTCGAGCACGTCGACGACTCGCTCCCGAAGGTGGTCGGCCCGATGCTCGAGGCCATCACCTCGGCCACGGAGGTGCCCGTGCCACGCAAGGTGACGGTCACGGTCGCCTGA
- a CDS encoding sigma 54-dependent Fis family transcriptional regulator, whose amino-acid sequence MTESRDTSTVASPRMSSPGELGVRIRVIDGAGKDRGLALVRATATIGRHSTCDLAIPDPQVSGVHLHVAIEGDRIRVRDAGSTNGTWLAGQRVYDVSVGVGAELTVGGTKLAVERDSATPEQDEPQGEGFGDLVGASRAMRELFGVLERIAPKELTVLLLGETGTGKEEVARTIHKHSKRADKPFVVVDCTALPDTLAESLLFGHEKGAFTGANERRTGFFEAAHGGTLFLDEVGELPLLLQSKFLRVLERREIVRVGSQVPVPVDIRVLAATNRDLRLEIDKGRFREDLYFRLAQIRLTLPALRDRPEDIPLLCRKLLERAGSEAMIEQEALTLLTGQPWPGNIRELGNTLLRASALAADGIIRREDLAGEGYGYRAGREASADELVGTFAAAKDKAIERFEKAYLSVLMRRCKGNLSRASREADVARHHLRDILKKRELYGLDYGDEE is encoded by the coding sequence GTGACCGAGTCGAGAGACACCTCCACCGTCGCCAGCCCCCGCATGTCGAGCCCCGGCGAGCTCGGCGTACGCATCCGCGTGATCGACGGAGCCGGCAAAGACCGAGGGCTCGCCCTCGTTCGCGCCACGGCGACCATCGGCAGGCACTCCACGTGCGACCTCGCCATCCCCGACCCTCAAGTGAGCGGAGTGCACCTCCACGTCGCGATCGAGGGAGACCGCATCCGCGTACGCGACGCGGGCAGCACGAACGGGACGTGGCTCGCCGGGCAACGCGTCTACGACGTGTCGGTCGGTGTCGGCGCGGAGCTCACGGTGGGAGGAACCAAGCTCGCCGTCGAGCGGGACAGCGCGACCCCCGAGCAAGACGAGCCGCAAGGCGAGGGCTTCGGGGATCTCGTCGGGGCGTCGCGCGCCATGCGCGAGCTCTTCGGCGTGCTCGAGCGCATCGCACCGAAGGAGCTCACGGTGCTCCTCCTCGGAGAGACGGGCACGGGCAAAGAAGAGGTCGCGCGCACGATCCACAAACATTCGAAGCGCGCCGACAAACCCTTCGTCGTGGTCGACTGCACCGCCCTCCCCGACACGCTCGCCGAGTCGCTCTTGTTCGGGCACGAGAAGGGCGCGTTCACGGGCGCGAACGAGCGGCGCACGGGCTTCTTCGAGGCGGCGCATGGGGGAACGCTCTTCCTCGACGAGGTGGGCGAGCTCCCGCTGCTCCTCCAGTCGAAGTTCCTCCGCGTGCTCGAGCGGCGCGAGATCGTGCGCGTCGGCTCGCAGGTGCCCGTGCCGGTCGACATCCGCGTGCTCGCGGCCACGAACCGCGACCTCCGCCTCGAGATCGACAAGGGGCGCTTCCGCGAGGATCTCTACTTCCGCCTCGCGCAGATCCGCCTCACCCTTCCGGCGCTCCGCGATCGGCCCGAGGACATCCCGCTCCTCTGCCGCAAGCTGCTCGAGCGCGCCGGCTCCGAGGCCATGATCGAACAAGAGGCGCTCACGCTGCTGACGGGGCAGCCCTGGCCCGGCAACATCCGCGAGCTTGGCAACACGCTGCTCCGCGCGAGCGCGCTCGCCGCCGACGGCATCATCCGCCGCGAGGATCTGGCCGGCGAGGGCTACGGTTACCGCGCGGGCCGCGAGGCCTCGGCCGACGAGCTCGTGGGCACGTTCGCGGCCGCCAAGGACAAGGCCATCGAGCGCTTCGAGAAGGCGTACCTCTCGGTGCTCATGCGCCGCTGCAAGGGCAACCTGTCGCGCGCGTCGCGCGAGGCCGACGTCGCCCGCCACCACCTTCGCGACATCCTGAAGAAGCGAGAGCTCTACGGCTTGGACTATGGCGACGAAGAGTAA
- a CDS encoding OmpA family protein, whose protein sequence is MIVRTSFLGALSVVVLVTTSGCGTDAATDPTTVNLGRCSCVCRADTSGASAAWGATFVESPEAKACLDVCAAHEVSLEGKSCRPVFNSKFEAPKEVAPPDSDLDGVPDAKDQCPNETGPAQNAGCPPFKNLANRVVDNDTDGDGIPNDADKCPKEPETKNGYKDDDGCPDEVPSAVAKFSGAIEGIVFKTGSAVLDNRSTPVLTKAADVFKKYPDIRVEIGGHTDNVGSSEVNTTLSQKRAEAVKDWFVKKGISAGRLEAKGFGPSKPVSDNDSEAGRAKNRRVEFRLVQ, encoded by the coding sequence GTGATCGTTCGCACTTCGTTCCTCGGCGCCCTGTCGGTCGTCGTACTCGTGACAACCTCGGGATGTGGCACCGACGCCGCCACCGATCCGACCACGGTGAACCTCGGTCGCTGCTCGTGCGTCTGCCGCGCCGACACGAGCGGGGCCTCGGCCGCCTGGGGCGCGACGTTCGTCGAGTCGCCCGAGGCGAAGGCCTGCCTCGACGTGTGCGCCGCCCACGAGGTGTCGCTCGAGGGCAAGAGCTGCCGGCCCGTCTTCAACAGCAAATTCGAGGCCCCGAAGGAGGTCGCTCCGCCCGACTCGGACCTCGACGGCGTGCCCGACGCGAAAGACCAGTGCCCGAACGAGACGGGCCCCGCGCAGAACGCCGGCTGCCCCCCGTTCAAGAACCTCGCGAACCGCGTCGTCGACAACGACACCGACGGCGACGGGATCCCGAACGACGCCGACAAGTGTCCGAAAGAGCCCGAGACCAAGAACGGCTACAAAGACGACGACGGCTGCCCCGACGAGGTGCCGTCGGCCGTGGCGAAGTTCTCGGGGGCCATCGAGGGCATCGTGTTCAAGACGGGGTCGGCCGTGCTCGACAACCGCTCGACGCCGGTGCTCACCAAGGCGGCCGACGTCTTCAAGAAGTACCCGGACATCCGCGTCGAGATCGGCGGTCACACCGACAACGTCGGTTCGTCCGAGGTCAACACGACGCTCTCGCAGAAGCGCGCCGAGGCCGTGAAGGACTGGTTCGTGAAGAAGGGGATCTCGGCCGGAAGGCTCGAGGCGAAAGGGTTCGGCCCGTCGAAGCCCGTCTCCGACAACGACTCGGAGGCCGGCCGCGCCAAGAACCGCCGCGTCGAGTTCCGCCTCGTCCAATAG
- a CDS encoding zf-TFIIB domain-containing protein — MSGYREAQPPGFEKTPDLRTWESEVPCPRCRAALYCAEKDGIEVSGCGHCGGIWVTTEVAKRALAIGSRVPEELARKVERVTRARPWVATPALVCSACDAPMHRSKIGVVVVDSCVHGTWFDREELGAVMRHVRGDAPLHRGAEAAFLAEEEDRKKYGPLKDVVAFFRDLVPPKS; from the coding sequence ATGTCCGGATACCGCGAAGCACAGCCCCCCGGTTTCGAGAAGACCCCGGACCTCCGGACGTGGGAGTCCGAGGTGCCGTGCCCGAGGTGCAGAGCCGCGCTCTACTGCGCCGAGAAGGACGGCATCGAGGTCTCGGGGTGCGGGCACTGCGGCGGCATTTGGGTCACGACCGAGGTGGCGAAGCGTGCCCTCGCGATAGGCTCGCGTGTGCCCGAGGAGCTCGCGAGGAAGGTCGAGCGGGTGACCCGCGCGCGCCCCTGGGTCGCGACCCCCGCGCTCGTGTGTAGTGCGTGCGATGCGCCCATGCATCGCTCGAAGATCGGCGTCGTGGTCGTCGACTCGTGTGTGCATGGTACATGGTTCGACCGCGAAGAGCTGGGCGCTGTCATGCGGCACGTTCGCGGGGATGCTCCTCTCCACCGGGGGGCCGAGGCCGCCTTCCTGGCCGAAGAAGAAGACCGCAAGAAGTACGGCCCATTGAAGGACGTCGTGGCCTTCTTCCGGGACCTCGTTCCGCCGAAGTCGTGA
- a CDS encoding cysteine--tRNA ligase, translated as MTIRFYNSLTQKLEAFEPLEPGKARVYVCGITTYDLAHAGHARTYTTFDVLVRHLRARGYEVTHVRNVTDVDDKIVKRAAENGEEPLALSARMSKVADKDLATIGCDKPDHSPRVSTHIPEIVELTQKLVDKGHAYVVDTPKGKDVYFSVRSFPTYGRLSRRNIDDLLSGARVDVGDIKKDPLDFALWKGAEGEAFGFDSPWGKGRPGWHIECSAMAEKYLGPHFDIHCGGMDLIFPHHENEIAQSEAAHGPDFARVWLHGGFLNVDSEKMSKSLGNFVTIRDVLDRNDPEGLRYFLLGTHYRGPLAFDMDKRPDGRVVFPGVDEAERRVEYLYTTRDALVKAAEGYEPKVGNVLQGQAKIVESAAAQVGSALDKDLNAPVALSVIAELAKAGNEIVQQIAKLKKDKPAQDEARKLAAACVNALDGAVAQLGLMQASSAEFFERTRAQRLRIKKLSLEEIEEKVVARRAARDQKDFATADALRKELAELGVEVQDGETSSTFRVLV; from the coding sequence ATGACCATCCGCTTTTACAATTCGCTCACCCAGAAGCTCGAAGCGTTCGAGCCCCTCGAGCCCGGCAAGGCCCGCGTCTACGTGTGTGGCATCACCACGTACGATCTCGCGCACGCCGGCCACGCGCGCACCTACACCACGTTCGACGTGCTCGTGCGCCACCTCCGGGCCCGCGGGTACGAGGTCACGCACGTGCGCAACGTGACCGACGTCGACGACAAAATCGTGAAGCGCGCCGCCGAGAACGGCGAAGAGCCCCTCGCGCTCTCGGCCCGCATGAGCAAAGTGGCCGACAAGGACCTCGCGACCATCGGCTGCGACAAGCCCGATCACTCGCCGCGTGTGTCGACCCACATCCCCGAGATCGTGGAGCTCACGCAGAAGCTCGTCGACAAGGGGCACGCCTACGTCGTCGACACCCCGAAGGGCAAAGACGTCTACTTCTCGGTGCGCTCGTTCCCGACGTACGGGCGCCTCTCGCGCCGGAACATCGACGATCTGCTCTCGGGCGCGCGCGTCGACGTGGGCGACATCAAGAAGGACCCGCTCGACTTCGCCCTCTGGAAGGGCGCGGAGGGCGAGGCCTTCGGGTTCGACAGCCCGTGGGGCAAAGGGCGCCCGGGCTGGCACATCGAGTGCTCGGCGATGGCCGAGAAGTACCTCGGCCCGCACTTCGACATCCACTGCGGCGGCATGGACCTCATCTTCCCGCACCACGAGAACGAGATCGCGCAGAGCGAAGCGGCCCACGGCCCCGACTTCGCGCGGGTGTGGCTGCACGGCGGCTTCTTGAACGTCGACAGCGAGAAGATGAGCAAATCTCTCGGCAATTTCGTCACGATCCGTGACGTGCTCGACCGCAACGATCCCGAGGGGCTCCGCTACTTCCTCTTGGGCACGCACTACCGCGGGCCGCTCGCGTTCGACATGGACAAGCGGCCCGACGGGCGCGTGGTCTTCCCCGGTGTCGACGAGGCCGAGCGCCGCGTCGAGTATTTGTATACTACACGTGATGCGCTCGTGAAGGCGGCAGAGGGGTACGAGCCCAAGGTGGGCAACGTGCTCCAGGGCCAGGCGAAGATCGTCGAGTCGGCCGCGGCGCAGGTGGGCTCGGCGCTCGACAAGGACCTGAACGCCCCCGTGGCGCTCTCGGTCATTGCCGAGCTTGCGAAGGCCGGAAACGAGATCGTGCAACAGATCGCGAAGCTCAAGAAGGACAAGCCCGCCCAGGACGAGGCCCGAAAGCTCGCGGCGGCGTGCGTGAACGCGCTCGACGGCGCCGTCGCCCAGCTCGGGCTCATGCAAGCCTCTTCGGCCGAGTTCTTCGAGCGCACGCGCGCCCAGCGCCTCCGTATCAAGAAGCTCTCGCTCGAGGAGATCGAGGAGAAGGTCGTGGCGCGCCGCGCGGCTCGCGACCAGAAAGACTTCGCCACGGCCGACGCGCTCCGCAAAGAGCTCGCCGAGCTCGGGGTCGAGGTCCAAGACGGCGAGACGTCCTCGACCTTCCGCGTCCTCGTCTAA
- a CDS encoding carboxypeptidase regulatory-like domain-containing protein, with product MRLRVWLGFLVMGAAAATVAPGCGSDPEGEGTVDGSTTSDGGGDGGCVGLACSPFEGGKPGCTGLECAKPTSCPEGTTTRLTGKVYDPAGKTPLYNALVYVPNAELSPIKSGISETCDRCDGSVSGKPIATALTDATGSFRLDDLPAGVDFPLVIQVGKWRRKVMIPKMDACTTRPLTDPNLTRLPKNRTEGDIPHIALTTGGADPLECLLRKIGVEDSEFGPAGSPARIHLYEGGTFSVGGNPQPVTKKLAGGADLAKSSALLASKEAMAPYDIVLLACEGTENEAQKPEASRQALYDYAKSGGRVFASHYHHVFFSGSPEASVRGLASWVNTATCGDPGQPRCEPEPPKTQAVAGTVNTSFPKGTAMKEWLGATGSLTPEGELQLLEMRHNVDQVAAGALSWISAKNPASTPANKTAVQYMSFNTPVGAADDKVCGRVVFSDLHVGAGDTPGPDFPQGCTTKDLTPQQKALTFMLFDLSSCIQRDDLPPVVPR from the coding sequence ATGAGACTACGCGTATGGCTCGGCTTCTTGGTGATGGGCGCGGCCGCGGCGACGGTCGCGCCCGGGTGTGGCTCGGATCCCGAGGGTGAAGGGACGGTCGACGGGAGCACGACGAGCGATGGGGGCGGCGACGGCGGGTGCGTCGGGCTCGCGTGCTCCCCGTTCGAGGGCGGAAAACCAGGGTGCACGGGGCTCGAGTGCGCGAAGCCCACGAGCTGCCCCGAGGGCACCACCACGCGGCTCACCGGGAAGGTCTACGACCCTGCCGGAAAGACACCCCTCTACAACGCGCTCGTCTACGTCCCGAACGCCGAGCTCTCGCCGATCAAGAGCGGCATCTCCGAGACGTGCGACCGGTGCGACGGGAGCGTGTCGGGAAAGCCCATCGCCACGGCCCTCACCGACGCGACGGGCTCGTTCCGGCTCGACGATCTCCCCGCGGGCGTCGACTTCCCGCTCGTCATCCAGGTCGGCAAGTGGCGGCGCAAGGTCATGATCCCCAAGATGGACGCGTGCACGACGCGCCCGCTCACCGACCCGAACCTCACGCGCCTGCCGAAGAACCGCACCGAGGGTGACATTCCCCACATCGCCCTCACCACGGGCGGCGCCGATCCGCTCGAGTGTCTCCTGCGCAAGATCGGCGTCGAGGACTCGGAGTTCGGCCCCGCCGGGAGCCCCGCGCGCATCCACCTCTACGAGGGCGGCACGTTCTCGGTGGGGGGCAACCCGCAGCCCGTGACGAAGAAGCTCGCCGGGGGCGCCGATCTGGCCAAGTCGAGCGCGCTCCTCGCGAGCAAAGAGGCGATGGCTCCGTACGACATCGTGCTGCTCGCGTGCGAAGGCACCGAGAACGAGGCGCAGAAGCCCGAAGCGAGCCGCCAAGCCCTCTACGACTACGCGAAGAGCGGCGGGCGTGTGTTCGCGTCGCACTACCACCACGTGTTCTTCAGCGGCTCGCCCGAGGCGAGCGTTCGCGGCCTCGCGTCGTGGGTCAATACGGCGACCTGCGGAGATCCGGGCCAGCCTCGCTGCGAGCCCGAGCCGCCGAAGACCCAGGCCGTCGCGGGGACGGTCAACACGTCGTTCCCGAAGGGCACGGCCATGAAAGAGTGGCTCGGCGCGACGGGCTCGCTCACGCCGGAGGGAGAGCTCCAGCTCCTCGAGATGCGCCATAACGTCGATCAGGTGGCCGCAGGGGCCCTCTCGTGGATCTCCGCGAAGAACCCGGCGAGCACCCCGGCCAACAAGACGGCTGTACAATACATGAGCTTCAACACGCCCGTCGGCGCCGCCGACGACAAGGTGTGTGGGCGCGTGGTCTTCAGCGATCTGCACGTCGGCGCGGGCGACACGCCAGGCCCGGACTTCCCCCAGGGGTGCACGACGAAGGACCTTACGCCGCAGCAGAAGGCCCTCACGTTCATGCTCTTCGACCTCTCGTCCTGCATCCAGCGCGACGATCTCCCCCCGGTCGTTCCTCGCTGA
- a CDS encoding FtsX-like permease family protein: MTLGLLVFALRSLARRKARALALGGGLAFTVALVASVLFLADALRAESDAARAALPDLVVSRLVGGRPALLSVKHAPDVAAIDSVRAVVPRVWGYVFVPALQANVVVMGTRPGSPPLEAVKGALAEGRDITLGAHEMIAGKAVAKFLGVEVGDELGLPSPNPKAPSLKLVGTFASSVDLYTNDVVVMSDDDARAVLGIAHDEATDFAVELSNPEEAGVVAKTVVTKLPEARVVDKKLLARAHTLAFGRRSGIVLAASAPVLLAFLVLAWDRLSGVGETERREIAVLKAVGWSTRDVLSAKLAESLLVGVIATALGLAFGYVWVFVLDAPLIRPALSGFGVLYPQAKLTPALDTAQLLGIALAVLGPFASLSVVPAWRAAQTDPMDVMRDA; encoded by the coding sequence ATGACCCTCGGGCTCCTCGTCTTCGCGCTGCGCTCGCTCGCCCGCAGAAAAGCCAGGGCCCTCGCGCTCGGAGGGGGACTCGCGTTCACCGTCGCGCTCGTGGCGTCGGTGCTCTTCCTGGCCGACGCCCTCCGCGCCGAGTCCGACGCCGCCCGCGCCGCCCTGCCCGACCTCGTCGTCTCGAGGCTCGTCGGAGGGCGGCCCGCGCTCCTCTCGGTGAAACATGCGCCCGACGTTGCCGCGATCGACTCGGTGCGCGCCGTCGTGCCGCGGGTGTGGGGGTATGTGTTCGTGCCGGCGCTCCAGGCCAACGTGGTGGTCATGGGCACCCGACCTGGCTCACCCCCGCTCGAGGCCGTGAAGGGCGCGCTCGCCGAGGGGCGCGACATCACGTTGGGCGCACACGAGATGATCGCCGGGAAGGCCGTCGCGAAATTTCTCGGCGTCGAAGTGGGCGACGAGCTCGGCCTCCCTTCGCCGAACCCCAAGGCGCCCTCGCTCAAGCTCGTCGGCACCTTCGCGTCCTCGGTCGATCTCTACACGAACGACGTCGTGGTCATGTCGGACGACGACGCCCGCGCCGTGCTCGGCATCGCCCACGACGAGGCGACCGATTTCGCCGTGGAGCTGTCGAACCCCGAAGAAGCCGGGGTGGTCGCCAAGACGGTGGTCACGAAGCTCCCCGAGGCCCGCGTCGTCGACAAGAAGCTCCTGGCCCGCGCGCACACCCTCGCGTTCGGTCGCCGCTCGGGCATCGTGCTCGCCGCTTCGGCGCCCGTGCTGCTCGCGTTCCTCGTGCTCGCGTGGGACCGCCTGAGCGGGGTCGGCGAGACAGAGCGCCGTGAGATCGCCGTGCTCAAGGCGGTCGGGTGGTCGACCCGCGACGTGCTCTCGGCCAAGCTCGCCGAGTCGCTCTTGGTCGGGGTCATCGCGACGGCCCTCGGTCTCGCCTTCGGGTACGTGTGGGTCTTCGTGCTCGACGCGCCGCTCATCCGCCCGGCCCTCTCGGGCTTCGGCGTGCTCTACCCCCAGGCAAAGCTCACCCCCGCGCTCGACACGGCCCAGCTCCTCGGGATCGCGCTCGCCGTGCTGGGGCCCTTCGCGAGCCTCTCGGTCGTACCCGCGTGGCGCGCCGCGCAGACCGATCCGATGGACGTGATGCGCGACGCCTGA
- a CDS encoding ABC transporter permease — MNPLKEVQLILLRELRKNFRSVKGIVLLLISLFGSFGAALLLVKFQQFKRAQIGEEGAVAGIGAEGLKELVHNARIKGLTPLYGEVTAKYIADSPEVLFAGLLITIWLTPLLIALLGFDSFAGDVQHRSVRYWTVRTRRGSFFAGKFLGLWSTVSAVTLAIHALIWGVCIARGEATAAETLSWGIRFWVVSLPMSAAWCGIAVLVSSFFRMPIVALLTTFAVYFGLWLVWVIGNAADVEPLLYLYPNFYDKLLLSPQLWTAAAGFGACALMSTLCIGGGTFLFSRRDV, encoded by the coding sequence GTGAACCCGCTGAAAGAAGTCCAGCTCATCCTGCTGCGCGAGCTTCGGAAGAATTTCCGGAGCGTGAAGGGCATCGTCCTCCTCTTGATCTCGCTCTTCGGGAGCTTCGGGGCGGCCCTCCTCCTCGTGAAGTTCCAGCAGTTCAAGCGGGCTCAGATCGGCGAAGAGGGCGCGGTCGCCGGCATCGGCGCCGAGGGCCTCAAGGAGCTCGTGCACAATGCACGCATCAAGGGCCTCACGCCCCTCTACGGCGAGGTCACGGCCAAGTACATCGCCGACTCGCCCGAGGTCCTCTTCGCGGGGCTCCTCATCACGATCTGGCTCACGCCGCTGCTCATCGCGCTGCTCGGGTTCGACTCGTTCGCGGGCGACGTGCAGCACAGGAGCGTGCGCTACTGGACGGTGCGCACCCGCCGAGGCTCGTTCTTCGCGGGCAAATTCCTCGGCCTCTGGTCCACCGTGTCGGCCGTCACCCTCGCCATCCACGCGCTCATCTGGGGCGTGTGCATCGCGCGCGGCGAGGCCACCGCCGCCGAGACGCTCTCGTGGGGCATCCGCTTCTGGGTCGTGTCGCTGCCGATGAGCGCGGCCTGGTGCGGCATCGCCGTGCTGGTGAGCTCGTTCTTCCGCATGCCCATCGTGGCGCTGCTCACGACGTTCGCCGTCTACTTCGGCCTCTGGCTCGTGTGGGTCATCGGCAACGCCGCCGACGTCGAGCCGCTCCTCTACCTCTACCCGAACTTCTACGACAAGCTCCTGCTCTCGCCCCAACTGTGGACGGCCGCGGCGGGCTTCGGCGCTTGCGCCCTCATGTCCACGCTGTGCATCGGCGGTGGCACGTTCCTCTTCTCCCGCCGAGACGTCTGA
- a CDS encoding serine/threonine protein kinase — translation MTEPAAETKTPERYAHYKVVRPIGRGGMAMVHAATNERTGADVALKVVHEGAYTDEARARFEHEASIAGKLEHPNIVRVYDFLTDESGASVLVMERLRGETVASLLERRSRLSVTETLAIVLPVLDALEHTHKQGIVHRDVKPSNVFLARGAEGKVIPKLLDFGIATRPLSSPHLTADDEVLGTPRSMSPEQIRGDAILDGRSDLFSVASLVIEMLTGSAPFAAKTAAASLVAVLERDVDPAPEIPPKLFVELERALRKRAIERHASAKDLAEALRSACDAIKVEDLQTALHDIAPEDTTAGPLSTANDSPVERRKRPLLPRRALLPAGAALVLVTVIAFSIGSRFGGRDGGERAAAEPSSSATSGASANTQVAALPPNRIPPPPGDVPPDPPAPTATTAPSPVAGKTQATSAPKGTAGASAKPAGKPKPTKPVATRPDF, via the coding sequence ATGACGGAACCCGCCGCCGAGACGAAGACCCCCGAGCGGTACGCACACTACAAGGTCGTGCGACCGATCGGCCGTGGTGGCATGGCCATGGTGCACGCCGCGACCAACGAGCGCACCGGCGCCGACGTGGCCCTCAAGGTAGTGCACGAGGGCGCCTACACCGACGAGGCCCGCGCGCGCTTCGAGCACGAGGCGTCTATCGCCGGCAAGCTCGAGCACCCCAACATCGTGCGCGTGTACGACTTCTTGACCGACGAATCCGGCGCGTCGGTGCTCGTGATGGAGCGGCTCCGGGGGGAGACGGTGGCGTCCCTCCTCGAGCGCCGCTCGAGGCTCTCGGTCACCGAGACGCTTGCGATCGTGCTCCCCGTGCTCGATGCGCTCGAGCACACGCACAAACAAGGCATCGTGCACCGCGACGTGAAACCGTCGAACGTGTTCCTCGCGCGTGGCGCCGAGGGCAAGGTCATCCCCAAGCTGCTCGATTTCGGCATCGCGACGCGCCCCCTCTCGAGCCCGCATCTCACCGCCGACGACGAGGTGCTCGGCACGCCACGATCGATGTCCCCCGAGCAGATCCGCGGGGACGCCATCCTCGACGGACGCAGCGATCTCTTCTCCGTCGCGTCGCTCGTCATCGAGATGCTCACGGGGAGCGCACCGTTCGCCGCGAAGACGGCCGCCGCGAGCCTCGTCGCCGTGCTCGAGCGCGACGTGGACCCGGCGCCCGAGATCCCCCCGAAGCTCTTCGTCGAGCTCGAGCGGGCCCTCCGCAAGCGCGCGATCGAGCGCCACGCTTCGGCGAAAGACCTGGCCGAGGCGCTCCGAAGCGCTTGCGATGCCATCAAGGTCGAAGACCTGCAAACGGCCCTCCACGACATCGCCCCCGAGGACACCACCGCAGGCCCGCTGAGCACCGCCAACGACTCCCCCGTCGAGCGGCGAAAACGCCCACTCCTTCCGCGACGCGCGCTCCTCCCGGCGGGCGCGGCGCTCGTGCTCGTGACGGTGATAGCCTTCTCGATCGGCTCGCGCTTCGGTGGGCGTGACGGGGGCGAGCGCGCCGCGGCCGAGCCTTCGTCGAGCGCCACCTCGGGCGCGAGCGCGAACACGCAGGTCGCGGCGCTCCCGCCGAACCGTATTCCTCCGCCACCGGGCGACGTACCACCCGATCCGCCCGCTCCTACGGCCACGACGGCGCCGTCTCCCGTCGCCGGAAAAACTCAGGCGACCAGCGCGCCGAAGGGCACGGCGGGAGCGAGCGCGAAGCCCGCGGGGAAACCGAAGCCCACGAAGCCCGTCGCAACGCGACCGGACTTCTGA